The following proteins are co-located in the Manihot esculenta cultivar AM560-2 chromosome 9, M.esculenta_v8, whole genome shotgun sequence genome:
- the LOC110623658 gene encoding early nodulin-93, protein MGITSETRDCMAQRPRNNNKYNNSFLIPSPAEDQRILESKRCTQEGVRAGMKAAAIACVVTAVPTLTAVRVIPWAKANLNYTAQALIISGASIASYFITADKTILECARRNAQYDKTA, encoded by the exons ATGGGGATCACATCAGAAACGAGAGATTGCATGGCACAGAGACCGAGGAACAACAACAAGTATAATAATTCCTTTCTGATTCCTTCTCCAGCTGAGGATCAACGGATTTTGGAATCTAAACGTTGCACTCAAG AAGGTGTTCGTGCTGGAATGAAGGCTGCTGCTATCGCTTGTGTTGTCACTGCCGTCCCTACC TTGACTGCTGTTCGTGTGATCCCTTGGGCAAAGGCGAATCTCAATTATACTGCTCAAGCCCTTATCATCTCTGGTG CATCAATTGCCTCATATTTCATCACTGCTGACAAGACTATCCTGGAGTGTGCCAGAAGAAATGCTCAATATGACAAAACAGCTTGA